The region CATTCCCTAGCTTTCCGTTCTTTTAGTTgtattaattctgtttttaggtCCTTTTATATAACGAGCACTTCACTGTTTTTCTGACATCTCAGAGTAGCTTTGTAGGATAAACTGTAACACAGAAGATCCCATTAAATCATTGCCTATCTTTTGTTTCTTCACTGAGGTATATTGGTCCTTGTTCCAGCTGGCTTTATTGTGTTGCCGTCTTTGAGTATAGGTTTAATTATTATTCTGTGCTTCCTTCAGATACTGAAATTTGTACATTCCTTATTGACTGCAGTTAAGTGTTACTGGACTGTAGTATCGATTGCTCCAAAGAGGTTTCAGGATATTCACCCACTGGGCATTTTTGGTTCATATTGCATTAGGTATAGGAGTTGGCAGTTgggtgacttttaaaaagttagtttTAATATTCTACAACAATTTCATTATTAAATTAGCCCATAGTGGAATTGTTGGCAAGAAGAGAGGTCCCGTAGATAGGAGATATTATTTGCCAAGTACAGAAGGAAAGAGCTACAAAtgcatttttccatatatttagaaataaattctgttttttatctttaaattctcTGACCATCTTTTTTCTCTAGATAAACTCTGCTTCCTTCATCCTAAATCGGtttgtttttaagttcttttttcacTCTTGCAACACTTAATTGATTGTTTTAAAAGCTGTCATCACTAGTGACATTCTAGGAAAAAAGGTTCCCTAGAAAATCTCTTTTTTACGAGGGTCTAAATCTGCCtccttgaaatttttaaaatctggtagCACTTTGGATACTTGAACCCCTCTGCCTTTCTCCTATTTTATTGTAATAAGTAGTTATGGGAAGAGCATAGGCACTAGGTTCATTCTGCCATCTTCTAGTTTTGTGACTTTAATCTCCATGCTTCTCTGTCTATAAAGGGAGATTAAAAATGTTCAGGTTGTAATAACAATTACATGAGATGTATGCAAAGCAACTAGTGTAGTTTTTACAAcatactttaataaatatttcttctttttgccctccccgcccccggtTTTATAATGGCATCAGGGTTGAAAGTTATCCGAATAGAGGAAAATTTCATGATTCAGTGTATCTTACATTATTTAGgcatttcccctttctttcacCTGCAGAGCTCCGGAAATTGGCCTCAGTCCTTGTCAGCGACTGGATGGCTGTGATCCGCTCCCAGAGCAGTACCCAGCCTGCTGGTAAGCTCCTTGGCCCTTTATcccttgtatttctttctttcccactggGATGTGGCCTTCCGTGCCTCTAACCTGCTTTTTACCTCTGACTGTCAGTCTTTATCTAAATAAAATCcttttctgctctgtttttccacaacagagaaagataagaagaaacggaaagaagagggaaagagtcGAACCACCCCTCCTGAGCGACCGTTGACTGAGGTGAAGGCTGAGACTCGGGCTGAGGAGGTCCCggagaagaagagggagaagccCAAGTCCCTCCGAACCACGGCGCCCAGTCACGCCAAGTTCCGCTCTACCGGTAAGGCTGCCGTCTGGCCTCTGGAAGGTCTGTGGGTAGGTGCACAGCTGGGCCTTATGGTGGAAGAGTTGGAGTTAATGGTATGGTAAATCTGGAGAGAGGGAAGACTAGTGGGTGGAGCATTGTGGGAGTTTATAGGGCTTGATGAAGGTTAAGGGAGGAAGAGTCAGGAGAGTGTGGAGTGAGTCCAGCCCCAACACCATGTCTTCAACCCCAGGACTAGAGCTGGAGACCCCATCTTTGGTGCCTGTGAAGAAGAATGCCAGTGCAGTGGTGGTTTCTGACAAGTACAACCTTAAACCCATCCCCCTCAAGCGTCAGAGGTATGGACCATGTTCTTGGTTTTTGAATGGGCTGGGTCTGTGGACGTGAGGGGAAAAGCGGGGGCGTTGAACTGTATGGCCCTTGCCAGGTGTTGTTGACCAGTCCCTTTCTAACAGTTCCACAGCTGCCCCAGGAGATGCTGCGCCCCCTGCAGAGAAGAAATACAAGCCACTCAACACAACACCCAATGCCACCAAAGAGATCAAAGTGAAGATCATCCCGCCACAACGTGCGTCTAAAGTGGGGGGATGTGCTTTGAATTGAGAGCAAACTCTTTTCATGGAAATGAAGCGTTTTCCTCCATTTTCATCTAGTTTCTTGGTGTCCTTTAATGTTTACGCCCCTGGAACTCCCTTCATAGGAGTCCTTCATAGGATTGCTTAGGAGTGATTTTAGAGATGAGGTAGGGAGGCGTGCTGTTCTGGTGGGTGCGCTCCCAGCCGTCACGTTCATGGGGGCTGGCTTTGTCAATTACCTGAGCTCTGATTCCTATCCAAAGCCACGCTTGCCTGCctttaaaagaaagatagaaTAATGACAAGAATTTCTTGTGTGAATCCTCCTACATATGCTTCCTGGTCACCTTGAGCTTATTGTGTCCAAAGTTGAGGCAGGGTCTCTATTGGCCAATTTTCTGCCCAGATTTTGTCTATAGGAATAGGATTATTGAGGAGGTCTGGTGATTCCATTTTATGCTCTTTTCTTTTGTAGCTATGGAGGGCCTGGGCTTTCTGGATGCGCTCAATTCAGCCCCTGTTCCAGGCATCAaaattaagaagaagaagaaggtgcTGTCACCCACAGCTGCCAAGGTATGGGTGCTGTGCAGTAGGTGCCAGTGACCAGGTAGAAAAGGTACAGATGAGGGAAGGGCCCAGCAGCTAGGATGCTTGGGGAGGACAAGAGGAGTTGTGTCTCAGACGTAGACTGGTGTTGGCAGAGCACTGTTAGAGACAGAATCTTCCTATATAGGAACTGTTAGGAGATCCTGCCAAGGACCCTGGACTAATTGCCTTGCCTTGACCTTGCCTTTCCTGTCAGCtcattaactttttctttcacaatagccaagccCATTTGAAGGGAAAACGAGCACAGAACCGAGCACAGCCAAACCTTCTTCCCCAGAGCCAGCACCTCCTTCTGAGGCTATGGACACAGAACGTCCAGGGACCCCAGTTCCCCCTGTTGAAGTCCCAGAGCTCATGGATACTGGTAGGTCTAGAAAGTGGTTCAGGTTTCGGGGTTTTCTGAAAGGAAGGATCTGCTCTGAAACTACTTCTGTTTACAGCCTCTTTGGAGCCAGGAGCTCTGGATGCAAAGCCAGTGGAGAGTCCCGGAGATCCTAGCCAGCTGACCCggaaaggcaggaagaggaaaactGTGACCTGGCCTGAGGAGGGCAAACTGAGAGAGTATTTCTATTTTGAACTGGATGAAACTGAACGAGGTTAGAGATCCAGTTTCCTCTATAGTAGGTGGGGTATAGAGAGTTTAAAAAGGACTTGGTTGGGCTTACTTTccctcttgctttttttctccttggcaATAGTAAATGTGAATAAGATCAAGGACTTCGGCGAGGCAGCTAAGCGAGAGATACTGTCAGACCGACATGCGTTTGAGACGGCCCGGCGTCTGAGCCACGACAACATGGAGGAGAAGGTGCCCTGGGTGTGCCCCCGGCCCCTGGTGCTGCCCTCGCCTCTTGTCACCCCTGGAAGCAACAGCCAGGAGCGGTACATCCAGGCTGAGCGGGAGAAGGGGATCCTTCAGGAGCTCTTCCTGAACAAGGAAAGGTGAGCAGAATGGGGTTCACTTCCTGAGGTATTGAGCCCTTGAGGGAAACGTGCCCTGGGGTAATTAGAAGGGGGGTGGGGTTAGGAAGAAAATCAAGGGCTTGAATAAATAATTTgactgtcacttttttttttttctatcgcCTGCTGCATTCCTGACAGTCCTCACGAGCCTGATCCTGAGCCCTATGAGCCTATCCCCCCAAAACTCATCCCCCTAGATGAGGTGAGTTATGTGGTGATGGAGGTTGTGATTGACATTAATGCATCTTTCATGTGAGACTGTCTCTTTATTCTTTGTTGGTCCTGATTGTTCTCTCCTGTCCTTTCAGGAATGTTCCATGGATGAGACCCCATATGTTGAGACCCTGGAGCCTGGGGGGACCGGTGGCTCACCCGACGGGGCAGGCGGTTCCAAGTTGCCTCCTGTTCTGGCCAATCTTATGGGAAGCATGGGTGCCGGGAAGAGCCCCCAgggtcctggaggaggaggcatcAATGTGCAGGAGATCCTCACCTCCATCATGGTATGAGCCTCCCTTTTCTTCCCCACCGTCTCCATTTCTCCTTACTCCCGTTCTGCTCACCTTCCCGCTTGCTTTCTCCTCGGGCTCTCCCTTCTCTGCCGGGTGTTACCCTTATTCTCTGTTGACCTTGTCCCTTAATGACCTTGCCTCACAGGGTAGCCCTAACAGTCATCCCTCAGAGGAACTGCTGAAGCAACCAGACTATTCAGACAAGATCAAGCAGATGCTGGGTAATCCTCAGGGCCAGCCCCGGGGCCTGGGCGAGGAGGCCTGCAGTGGAATTGGGGGAGCAGGGTTATTGCCACTAGGCGGTAAGACATGGGAGGGGAAGACTGGACAGAGAGAGCAGTGCTCTGCCAGGTTGGTCTGAGAGGGTCAGCTGGGCACACCTAAGCGGGAAGACGTCATGCCGCTCTTCTAGAATCATCTTGCTGACTGCTTCACTCCTTTTTCATTAACAGTGCCTCATGGACTCTTAGGCCCTGGTCCCATAGCCAATGGTTTCCCACCGGGAGGCCCTGGGGGCCCCAAGGGCATGCAGCACTTCCCCCCTGGACCTGGCGGACCTATGCCAGGTAGGTGGTGAGTGAGAGGTCGGCATGGGCTTGTCTGCTTGATTTCGGCCTGGTAACAGTACAGGATTGACCAAAGCCGGGGGTTGGTTTGGGTTGGGAGATGGCGGTCCCTGGGGGCAACAGGTAGCTGAtactgtctctctcccttttttttcccccaacaggTCCCCATGGAGGCCCTGGGggccctggtgggccagtgggtcCACGTCTCCTgggtcccccaccccctccccggggGGGTGATCCCTTCTGGGATGGCCCAGGTGACCCCATGCGGGGTGGCCCGATGCGTGGGGGACCAGGTCCGGGGCCATACCATAGAGGCCGTGGTGGCCGAGGCGGGAGTgaaccacctcctcctcctcctccattccGAGGGGCCAGAGGAGGTCGCTCTGGAGGAGGACCTCCAAATGGACGAGGGGGCCCTGGTGGGGGCATGGTCGGAGGTGGTGGGCATCGTCCCCATGAAGGCCCTGGTGGGGGCATGAGCAGTGGCAGCGGACATCGTCCCCATGaaggccctggcagtggcatggGCGGTGGGCATCGCCCCCACGAAGGCCCTGGCGGCGGCATGGGTGGTGGCAGCGGCCATCGTCCTCATGAAGGCCCTGGTGGAGGAATGGGTGCTGGTGGTGGACATCGGCCCCATGAAGGCCCTGGACATGGGGGGCCCCATGGCCACCGGCCTCATGATGGCCCTGGTCACCGAGGCCACGACCATCGAGGACCACCCCCTCATGAGCACCGTGGCCATGATGGCCCTGGCCACGGCGGAGGGGGCCACCGAGGGCATGATGGAGGCCACAGCCATGGAGGAGGTGAGGATGCTCCCTGTCCCCCATGTGGCTCTTGGTGTCCCATCATGACTTTCTGGGGAACGTCACTACCCCGGGTCTGCCGGGCAGAACGTGAGGTCACCCCGTTCCCAGCATGCATGGCAGTTCCTTCCTTTAGCCCTTCCCCCAGGTCTCCAAGACTAGGTCTCTCTGAAAGTTCTCAGGATGCCTTGGACGGGTGGGATGAGGGTGGCATTGACCTCTTGGCCATTTCCTATCTAACTATTCCACCATCATTCCCACAGACATGTCAAATCGCCCTGTTTGTCGACATTTCATGATGAAGGGTAACTGCCGCTATGAGAACAACTGTGCCTTCTACCACCCGGGTGTCAATGGGCCCCCCCTGCCCTAGGGAccacctgcccaccccacccacacccctgTGGACTGCAGCCTTGCTCCTTCCACCCTTCTATGGCTTCTGTGAGGcccattttcccctttccccagcTGATGAGGAGCCGGCCCCCTCAGTGCCCACCTGCCTGGGTTCCTGGGGGTTTTCTGATCACTGGTGCGCATTGATGTACATATTTTCCTCCagtctggggaggagagagactggACACATTCTGTACCCTGGACTGCTGAAGAGGAGACCCAGTTGGCTTCACTTTTTGAGGAGATTTGCCCTTTATGCCAAGCGCCTCTCCGGTATTACCCTTTATGCCTGAGAACCTAAAGCTGGTTATCCTGGAGAACACCTCTACTCTCCTCTTGTGGGTCCTCCACATGCACACAGAACTCTGACACGGGATCAGCTGCATTTATGAAATCATCCCAGCCAAGTTCATGCTTCCTCGTGGGGTGGGGAGATGGTAAAAGGGGTATTGTGTATCCCACTGCACTGAGAGGACTCAATCAGGCTGGATTTGAGTTCTGGAACACATCGTCCCCACTCCTCCCCTGACACAGGCTTTACATTGAGTTCTTTCTCAAGTAAGACGTTGCAATCTTCCGTGAACACCCAAGTTTGCATCATGGGTCTGCTAGGTTCAATGATGGCAAATTCACATCGGCATCAGGTGAAAAGTTTTAGCTGGCATAGGTGAGGCCATTGGTGGTGGTCCACCCTTGCCTGCAGCTCATTCTGGAAATTAAAACACTTCGGTGAGACCAGCTTTTTCATCAACTGAAGCCCGGCGTGCTGGGCATGCCAGTCACACTACACGCACTGCCTCTGGGCGTTAGCACGCTCCTGGCCCCCACCTGGAACCTTGTGGGTGTGAGGCCTCCAGCTCCCTTGTCCTGTCAGCCACCTCTGAATCCCCACCAGGTGCCTTCCTGGGTGGATTCGATAAGATGAcctgccctctcccagccctcTCCTTCACCTGTCTCAGCATCAGTTGTTTTCTATGAAAACAGTCGATTGATTGGGTT is a window of Physeter macrocephalus isolate SW-GA chromosome 18, ASM283717v5, whole genome shotgun sequence DNA encoding:
- the PPP1R10 gene encoding serine/threonine-protein phosphatase 1 regulatory subunit 10 isoform X1 — protein: MGSGPIDPKELLKGLDSFLNRDGEVKSVDGISKIFSLMKEARKMVSRCTYLNILLQTRSPEILVKFIDVGGYKLLNNWLTYSKTTNNIPLLQQILLTLQHLPLTVDHLKQNNTAKLVKQLSKSSEDEELRKLASVLVSDWMAVIRSQSSTQPAEKDKKKRKEEGKSRTTPPERPLTEVKAETRAEEVPEKKREKPKSLRTTAPSHAKFRSTGLELETPSLVPVKKNASAVVVSDKYNLKPIPLKRQSSTAAPGDAAPPAEKKYKPLNTTPNATKEIKVKIIPPQPMEGLGFLDALNSAPVPGIKIKKKKKVLSPTAAKPSPFEGKTSTEPSTAKPSSPEPAPPSEAMDTERPGTPVPPVEVPELMDTASLEPGALDAKPVESPGDPSQLTRKGRKRKTVTWPEEGKLREYFYFELDETERVNVNKIKDFGEAAKREILSDRHAFETARRLSHDNMEEKVPWVCPRPLVLPSPLVTPGSNSQERYIQAEREKGILQELFLNKESPHEPDPEPYEPIPPKLIPLDEECSMDETPYVETLEPGGTGGSPDGAGGSKLPPVLANLMGSMGAGKSPQGPGGGGINVQEILTSIMGSPNSHPSEELLKQPDYSDKIKQMLVPHGLLGPGPIANGFPPGGPGGPKGMQHFPPGPGGPMPGPHGGPGGPGGPVGPRLLGPPPPPRGGDPFWDGPGDPMRGGPMRGGPGPGPYHRGRGGRGGSEPPPPPPPFRGARGGRSGGGPPNGRGGPGGGMVGGGGHRPHEGPGGGMSSGSGHRPHEGPGSGMGGGHRPHEGPGGGMGGGSGHRPHEGPGGGMGAGGGHRPHEGPGHGGPHGHRPHDGPGHRGHDHRGPPPHEHRGHDGPGHGGGGHRGHDGGHSHGGDMSNRPVCRHFMMKGNCRYENNCAFYHPGVNGPPLP
- the PPP1R10 gene encoding serine/threonine-protein phosphatase 1 regulatory subunit 10 isoform X2, giving the protein MHLLEHSPADPFTRNIGQQILLTLQHLPLTVDHLKQNNTAKLVKQLSKSSEDEELRKLASVLVSDWMAVIRSQSSTQPAEKDKKKRKEEGKSRTTPPERPLTEVKAETRAEEVPEKKREKPKSLRTTAPSHAKFRSTGLELETPSLVPVKKNASAVVVSDKYNLKPIPLKRQSSTAAPGDAAPPAEKKYKPLNTTPNATKEIKVKIIPPQPMEGLGFLDALNSAPVPGIKIKKKKKVLSPTAAKPSPFEGKTSTEPSTAKPSSPEPAPPSEAMDTERPGTPVPPVEVPELMDTASLEPGALDAKPVESPGDPSQLTRKGRKRKTVTWPEEGKLREYFYFELDETERVNVNKIKDFGEAAKREILSDRHAFETARRLSHDNMEEKVPWVCPRPLVLPSPLVTPGSNSQERYIQAEREKGILQELFLNKESPHEPDPEPYEPIPPKLIPLDEECSMDETPYVETLEPGGTGGSPDGAGGSKLPPVLANLMGSMGAGKSPQGPGGGGINVQEILTSIMGSPNSHPSEELLKQPDYSDKIKQMLVPHGLLGPGPIANGFPPGGPGGPKGMQHFPPGPGGPMPGPHGGPGGPGGPVGPRLLGPPPPPRGGDPFWDGPGDPMRGGPMRGGPGPGPYHRGRGGRGGSEPPPPPPPFRGARGGRSGGGPPNGRGGPGGGMVGGGGHRPHEGPGGGMSSGSGHRPHEGPGSGMGGGHRPHEGPGGGMGGGSGHRPHEGPGGGMGAGGGHRPHEGPGHGGPHGHRPHDGPGHRGHDHRGPPPHEHRGHDGPGHGGGGHRGHDGGHSHGGDMSNRPVCRHFMMKGNCRYENNCAFYHPGVNGPPLP